The Octopus sinensis unplaced genomic scaffold, ASM634580v1 Contig09616, whole genome shotgun sequence genome contains the following window.
GAGATAGGAGTGTTTCCCTGTAGGCCAATATCTAAAATAAAGCACTGAAATTGATTACGGAATGGTGATTTTACACTCCACCTCAGTcattaataaacaacaaaacaaataacgtgaaaatatttttttattttaaaattatttattaattttatttaaatttaattataaaataattatgtgCAACGATGACTCTGTGCAGGCTGTATTTGCCGATTTAAGATGTTTAATCTGGAAATTTTCAATTGAAGAATTCAAGGATATATTAAAACGTGTCGAAAACATTATTTTtgtgtcaaaaaatattaattcaaatgaatattatacatttattctatttttggtCAAAATAATCACAACATGCTCAATTCAATTAaagtttttagaaaaaagaatttttaaattttttaaatttttatatccttgtaataattttcttattttatcaaactcaatTTGTAATCACTGGTTAACctaatttatataaaacaatagtACTCCAAATGGGACACTTATTTCATTTTAAGTTCAATGATCGACGACCAGGAATGTATTACAAATCTAATTCTAAATCTTTTCGAACCTGACCAGCAATTTCAccagaaattaaattttattttgtattttccgGATAAAATGGCCAATAAATTCAAACATGATATTccgttttaaatgtttttattattttagtgaaTCTTTTCGTAGTGAAATATTCTTTTCGGCAATTTGCAAATCATTGGTATCTATAGATTATAATCCCGGGGATGAGAAATTGTCTAAAATGGCTGCAATGGTCGGATTAATCTGCTCTTTGTCATATTCAGGTTAATTCTGtaatttctttttcagatttagTTTGGGAACATTTTATGTTTCCCTTGTTTTTAAAGGATGGAAATTATCTGAAGGTTGGTCGTCTGATTGCTGAAATGAGCAATTCTCATATCGAGGACTTTTTCCGAATGGTTTTGATTCAAAACatcaagtttttatattttttaaagtttattcaaAGCTTGAACAACTGGAGTGAACTTTTGGCCAATTTAGGGCATTCTGAGTTTTTCAAAAATCACGTTTTGATTAAAGCTTTTTTTCAATGGAactatttttcagtttttcagtTTCTGTGATTTTTTAGAATGTGGTTGTGCGGAATTTAGTTGCAATAATCATCTCGGAAGTTTTTCGTTCTGAGCTGCTGATAAAAGTTTTGAGATTCGTTCACTGTTTTTAGTTTGTTAAGGACGTTATAACTCTGTTGGGAAATGAATCATTTTTAAAACATGCTTCTATGGAACATCAGAATTATATGTGTAGactcctctctcattctcttggATGTCTGTCTAATGAAGAACTTGGCATTAATTCGAAAGGTATTTTAAAACGaattttatcaaaacaattttaataaaactGTAGAATTAAAGGAAGGACTTTTAATTTGTGTAAATCGTGGGCTCCAGACGAATGTTGAAATAACTCAATATCAAATAATAACAATTCTGAATCTGTTTTTTAACAAATTGGATCCTTCAGGAGAAATTCCACAATTTGAAATTCCTTCACATCTACAAAATGATAGTCGTTTAGTCGAGCTAAAGCAGCTCTTTAACAATTCATTTGAACAAAAATTGgaatattgtataaaagaaaatgacGAGAATGACAAAAACGTtctcaaaaattatgaaaatgacaTTTCGGACGACTTTGCACTCGATAGCGATGACAGTTTTGAAGCATATGATTTTCCAACATCCAACAGACGAACACTCCACCTTCGTCAATGTATTGAAGAACTCAAGATTGAAGACGACCTAAAAAGATTCAAAGACACATTCTTAAATCTGGACTCCATAATTAGACAAAAACCTCCTGAAGCAGTTTTTGAGGTTACAAATTGTTCATTTCACGATAGGTTTGTGACAaaattattattgtcgttatacATTTGTTTAACGTTTACGCTCTTGATGATTTTTCTGCAAAAAAAGTGTCGATTATGACACGTCTGTTGGTCATTTTCCCTGAGCAGTGTGGGATGGTCGCAATCAAAGAGTTTTActcaaataatataaatcatgttaaaaaacttgaaattttggaggcATTTGTTAAAGCAGCTCGAGAAATGTCGACTCCTGTCCCACTTTCGTTACCAGAGAATGTCAAGCCAGTAAAAAAATGCGGAAAAACCCGAATAATTTCATCTGGGCCGCAAAGGCCTGTTAAATACGTGTCAAACTGTAATGCTGGTTTTTTATTCTTTCCTCTTGCCACTGGATTTAATTGGTATTCTATTGAATAATATTTGATATAGTAAATCTGGAATGCCGAATTTAGCAGAAAATGAGCCGATTCTTTTTCAAAGAGTGATTTATACATTGGCTACTTTATATCAGTCATCTTCAGTTTATTCTTCGGTATTACATTGATATTTAAATTTAAGAGGATGACGAATATATTGGGGGAGTTAATATGTTCTTTTAGAACTCATAGTGACGCGTTTATGATTTggtgattaaatttatttttagatcTGTGAGGATTTCTCTTCTTTTTGCTTCTACTATGCTTTTTATTGGAGCTCCGTCAACTATTCATTCAGACTTAGGAGAACTTTTTACGATTCTCTTCAAATGGCTTTCTCGTATTGTGACTTTATTTATAAATCAGATATTGAAATCAATGACAACAATTTCAAAAATCGTGCTTTGGCTTCATATGCATTATCTCTTATGTATAAAATCGTTGCTCATATCAGTTGATTTATCCTTATTTCTATAAAACTTTTTTTGTTTATGATTTTgtataaaacttttttttgtttaaatgaagttttttattgtaataattgaGATAACTGACAACTGGATTAACTCTGATGTGTTAATTTTATTATAACTCCTCTGAAGTCTTTGTCCGGAATCGCTTTCTTTCTTTGGTCAGGTGAGGGCGAAGATTGCTAAGCAAAATAAGGATCGCATCGAGACTCGTCATCTTTTCCAAAATGATACTCCAGaatatgtgataaataaaaaattcGCGAATCCCGTTATTTATGCTAAAGCAGAATTCCTTTTTAATCAATTGTcgaaaaacaagattttattaagTGACACATTTTTTAAAGATACAGCGGTCAGTCTTCATGAACATGGAAAATATTTCTTGCAAAATTGTGTtttcattaagaaatattttaaattaaaaaaaactattaagcAATTCTTTTATAATACGGAGCAAAATGATTATTTAAATTAAGTGATGAAAAAGTACAAATTCACTGTTTTTGCAAATAAAAACATAAGTAATGATAATAGGAGAtccataagaaaaaaataaattttaatacaatGAGCATAACTGAGCTGTCGAAGAGAACAAGAAGTGGCACCTCACAAACCTCCTTTGCCTTTAGCTTCTACTTTTCTGGCTTTATGGACTTCCGAAGTTTTGGATAAGTTCACCACAGTTCAAATTCCTTAAAGGTTCTCGAATATTTCCATCACTAAGCTTATATAAGCAAATGatcatataaaattgaaaaattttccattttatgaaatatttttttactttcttttcactTATTCTCATTCCATGAATTGACCCAACTTTAAATTCAGTATTTTTAACATTTCGTTTAATAACAATATTTGTCACAGTCCGATAAAGAAACACGCCGTTAATGAAACGCCAACATCAAATTGACAAAAAATCATATcgaaaaaaagataaattaatacaAATCGTCATTggaaataattaattagttataaATGTGACCGTCCATAGAATGGACACGCCATTAAATGGACACTAGGTGCTTTGAATAGGGTAACaagtcgaagtggtcgcagtttttttaggccttttaaaaaatctaataatttttgaggtggaatatattatattttatttaagtcgctctatcaataatttaaaatattattaaattttttactaatttattttctaatttttttaatattatggcgagcatgtacctaatattgatataaactggcactataggtcacatggaaaattctgttgtggacttatgcaacatcaaattccgacagctcccaataagtaaggaggatgcagtgcattttctgcaaaatgtggatatcctttcaaaatcacgTATATGTCCGAAGGGACATCAGATGGAATTAGTCTTGGGACCGAAGCTCAATTGGAAATGCTCAAGAGTTGGTTGTAGAGTCCAATGTTCTATTAAAAAAGGTAtaatttctctcaaataattCTAGATACCTGGTTAGAGAATTGTAGATTGCCATTTGAGGATGTCATCGCCTACATATACTTATGGAGTTACGATAGGCATACCTTCAAATGGCTTCATCACGAATACAATTGGGGTGAACATACATATGTCGATTGGGCTATGTTTTTACGTGAAGTCTGTGTGGACGCACTTGTTAAAAGATCTGACGGCAAAATTggtattattaatgtttatttcagtggtCCTGGTATGATTGTGGAGGTAGACGAGAGTATGTTTTCCAAACGGAAAAACAACTCTGGAAGAGTTTTACCAAAACAGTGGGTCTTCGGTGGTATTTGTCGAGCCACCAAACAGTGTTTTCTGCAACCAGTCGCGGATAGGAGCAGAGAAACACTGCTCAGTCTAGTAATTCGATATGTCGAGGTGGGAAGCATTATTTATAGTGACTGCTGGAAAGGTTAGCATTATTTGATTAACATTTAGGGTATTCAACTGATCAATTGGTTGAAAACGGCTACACACACGAAACGTTAACCATAAgtaaggaaatataatatattcagaaaattctttgtggatccaacgacgggagtgcacacccagacagtagaacgaatgtggggaagtgcaaaatgcaagaataaagctcaaagaggagctgtaagacatcatctgggatcttatttcgcaggtttttttagttagttattttttcagaatttatgtggcgaaaacaaatacagaactataaggaatgttttgcacagattgtaaaagacataaattccttctacagtcctggaatttggatgccgcgtactaaaaatgactaaattggttaaataaatttttaaataattttaataaccatttaaattattgatagagggttataaattaaataatctatttttcactaaaaaaattaattaattttaattatcttctaaaaaaactgcgaccacttcgacaaaagtaccgaaATAACTTAaattttccattgaatcccataaaataatttataagtagaccttaatagaaaaagtaaaatcaatgaatactgaacgctaatttggtttaggtaTGTGAAGGGGTAAtatttgacagatctcattgctatttctcgtttcaatctctaaaattaggtcttctaatcacaaatgaactgtgcagacaggcttgctccttcagaagattcttgtttgacattttaatacattatgaagcatttagaattttttctcattattctaaaatatcaattattaattttaaaaatattatttttatttatgaaatcggttttaaagcaCATTCTGCTtgcatcgattttaatttttgtaattgaatatatttaaacccAAATACCAGCCCTCAGCTATTTgtcaaaatcaattttttttctaatttgatgTTGGCGTTTCATTAACGGCGTGTTTCATAAACGGACTGTGACAATATTTATCGCTCACTTTGACATAATTATCGCCCCTTTGTACAAAATTTTTGCCCCTAGGGGGCGGCGATTCGCTCCCAGTTGAGAACACCTGCATAGGAGGAtgattaaaaacaatataaatcaattattatttattttatagaaaaattaaatctgaaatataattaaaaatgtatcCATCAATTATCAGAGTATGATCGATATCAGACAACATATGCAATTCCCCTTCGACGATATGGGTTGGAGACAGGCAACCCTCCCGTTATCTTTTGGAGGGCTCGGCATCCGCTCATGTTCCGACCTATCGTTCTCTGCTTTTCTCTCGTCCGTCTCCGCGAGCCACACACTAGTCATGGAAATTCTACGCTCCTTTTCTGAATTTTTCTTGGACACAAATGTGGCTCATTTCAGCGAATTCTGGAGAAAACAAGGATTCTGCCGCTAATCGAAGAACAAAAATCGTTAAAGGCCGAAAGCATCTCACAAGAGACAACCGGGATCGGATGAGAGATCTAATTCATGAAATGAGAATaaataggaaaggaaaaaaagaatatcTTATTAAATGGAAGAATATTCACTGTTATatgataatttgtttatataaatttagtgATGATAATACATGGGAATGTTCTGAGCTTAttgatgattttaaaaaaaatcataatactaaaaaacaaaatccaaattacctgaaataaattaaaattcgaATTCAAAATCCGAATTACCAGATTTTCAGTGATTTCTCTTCTTCGCTTGGAAGAAAAGTTTTCCAtaaactttctttcattctctatttCTGCGTCAATAAATTTAGTCAATTGAGTGTCCTCAcgacatttgttttctttttataaataacaattaattaaaattgatcTAATTGTTATATTCTGAAAAAGTTGATCAAACTTCAGGGGGAATCCCTAATTAAAAAGATCAACTTAAAAGTCCTTCAGACGACTCTCTTAGCAGCCTGGACAACCCGCACATTGACGTATCGTCGTCATCAACGGTGCTGAATTATGGCAATAACTCTCCTCAATCAGAATGCTTGCTCTCATATTTCAAGACAAACTTTTTTAATGGTCAACGGAAACAGTGAAACCACTGTAAAAGTAAGGCGGCGACCGTTGACAATTTAGCCACTTAATGCTGGAGTATAGTTTACCATGGAAGTTATAACGAGGTGATGAGATTTCTCGATCTTCTGCTCTGCAATAAGTATGGCTTGAGGCGAATTCATAGAGTTCTATCGGTGTCTGAGAATTTTAATAATAGCATTTTAATAATATACGTTCTattaaaaatgtgttttgttttaatatattttagatttaaatgtttttctttttataaataacaattaattaaaaattatctgATTGTTATATATTCTCTGATGGTACACGCTATCAAacgagaaaatacaaaaactgaaTTTGAGGTAAGCAATTCATGGAGtgagaataaataaaatgaagcaaGTTATATTTCAGTGTTCGGAAATCAATTTGACACAAACTAACCCTGACCCAaacccctaaccctgaccctaatcAACCTGGGCTCGTATTCAACCGGTCACATTTCTTATATAACTTCTTTTGTTTTGGAAAACCAAACGTGAACAATCCATAGTATATAGCGTgcgtaatatttaattaaatttgatgaaaaaaagatattaacaaattaataaatatattataatatttttaaagtgcCATTTGTGTCATATATTCAATAATTtcgaaaaaatttataaaaattacaatatgactaatcgatattattattattagcactgtcataggaacataatgtaatttaaactaattaagttcCCACATGTGCCACATATGAGACTATCTTTTCGGTCATAATTTTCCATGATGTGCGGTTGTATGCTATACTCCTGAGAGTATCTAGGTCGTCTCCATTTTTCAGTTGTCTTTTAACGCGTTGTAGTTCTTTTGAGATTACAATAGGTAATGTATTTCGTGGGCGTCCTCGGGACGCAGATCTTTCGTCCTTTGCGTAATATGATTCCATTGCCCAGTTAGCATAAACATCCTGGTCGAGTCTTAGAATGTGGCCCAATAGGCGCCAACGTGCTTCGGTAATGTCCACACTGACGGGTCTGCTGTTGCAGATATTGTATAGGGTGGAGTTCTTGATTTTCTTTGGCCAGTTGATGCCAATAAGAATTCTTAACTGTCTTCTATGGAATGCATCAAGAGATTTTGATTCAGACTCAGATATTCCCCATGTTCCTCCGTTGTACAAAAGTATGGGTTTAATAAAAGCATTGTATAATTTGGCACGTAAGGCCGTTCCAACCTCGCGGTTTCGTAGCCAAGTGGTCCGCAGTTTGTTAAGTGCAACAGTCGATAGCATCTTTCTCCTCATAATGTCTTCACTATCTCCTAAAAGAGTTCCAACTTTTTTCGAGTTTCGCCATTTTTCGTCTGTTCTATTTGCCTCCCGGTTGATTGTTACATATTCGGTTTTTTCTATGTTCACTTTTAAGAACCATTTTTCCAGTGCCTGAGGAGCAATGTTCAGCAGTTCTTCGAGTGTCGACTTATCATGAGACAAAAAGTCTACATCGTCGGCATATATCACTTCAGTTATTGAAGTAGTCTTCACTAGTTTTCTCAGATCTCTTAGTGCCGCTTCAAGATAGACAATGAATAGTACAGGTGATATTGAATCACCTTGGGGCGTTCCAATGCTTGTTTTGAAAGATCTTGATTGTACGGGTCCGATCTTCACCGTTAACTCGGTGTCTATAAGTAGTGCTCGAACCATTCTGATCGAGTCATTGTCAAGAATAGTTTTGAGGATCTCCATTAGCTTGTCTCTGCGGATTGTATCAAATGCCCTGCTCATATCAATGCCCAATATTGTGGTCGCCATTTTAAATTTCTGAGATATGGCACAGATCCATCTATGTCCCCATACTACATCTGCAGTTGATCGCCCAGGCCTGAATCCACTTTGGCTAGCCGACAGATATTCATTAACAGGGTCCTTAATACGTTCCAGTGTTACGAGCGAGAAGAATTTTCCTTATTGTGTTCAAGAGTATGATTGGGCGAATGTTGTTAAGAGGACCTTGCGGCTTGTTGGGTTTTTGGAGAGGAATTAGCGTTCCTTTCCCAATAGGCGGTATGGTATTTCCATGGAACATCTCGTTCAGGAGATTTGTGATTATAGTTGAGATCTCCATTGGGGAGTACTTTATCAATTCACCGTTGATGTTGTCTGGACCCGCCGCAcggttgttttttaatttttttatagccTTCAAAACTTCAAggtgtgttattttgttgtttagatAACGTTCTTCACCCTCATCGAGAGCATCGGCCCTGCCATTGAATAGTATTTCGAAGTGGTCGGCGATTGTATTTACCATTTCGATTGGGTTTCCAATTGTTTTCCCATGTTCATCGTGCACAAccagttttgttttctgttgtcgTCGGCGTAGTAGTCTGATGGCTGCGTACATTTGCGCACCATCCTTTAAGTCTTCAACTTCTGATATTCGAGAGTTTAATAAAGCTTTCACGTATTTAAGATTTTCCTTCTTGATTGTTCTCGATATTTTCCTACGTTCTCTTTTGAGTTTTTCCTTTGCCTCCTTGTCGCTGGTGTGTTTTCAATTTTCAGTTGGatggctttttgttttgttgccaTTTCGGCAACATTTGGATTCAATGGGTTTGAGTGGTTTCTGAATGCAGTCGTTCCAATGGTTTCCGTTGCAGCTTTGTGAATAAGTTTTTCTAATATATCCCAGCTTTTGTTTGGGTCTTTTACCGTTTCTGTTACTTTTAGGTTTTCGATGATTGCCTGGGAGTATTTTTCCTTGGTAACATCTGATGTAATCAGTTTTTCCACTGAGTATCTAATTCGGTttgattcattttcttttgaaagaGGCGATCCAAAAATCTTTTCAGTCTCAATCGTGCCACAATGGCTTTGTGATCGCTCAGTGTAAGTGCCCCGCCATATGACCTGGCATCCAGCAATcgatgtttttcttcttgtctacAGATGATATAATCGATTTGATTATAGATGTTGACGTACTAATCGATAATGTGCGCTCGGGGCGTAGTGCGCGTTGTGCATGCGACATATTTTATTAAAGGTTCTATAAATGCTTCAGAAATTAAGGAGTTTACCAAAGACAAAGTAATTTCGATGAACTTTACGATGAAAGATGGATTGCCGATTTGGCTTTTTATGTTGATTTAACCACGCATTTGTCGGATCTCAATGTTGAATTACAAGGAAAAGGCAAACTCTGTATCAGTTATATGGAATATTTCTTCGTTTatcgaaaaattatatttatggatGACTTCCCTTAAAGAGGGTGATACATCTCATTTTTATTCACTATCTGAAAACAACGAAGGCGCTGCTTATGAAAAatacatatccataattggtgatttaattaatcaatttgaagcacgttttggggtacatttatataaatttaatttttagaattttaaagaattccttcctttaatgaaaatattcgcaactccattcagcgtggaaattaaggatgcgcctgcaaagtttcaactagaactcattaatttacaacacgatatagaactggcggcattgttTAAAAATGCGCCCATTATTAATTTCTACGAATTACTTCCTCGTgacaaatttaaaaatataacacaaaatgcatatatgaacatcTCAATGTTTGGATCTACTtatttatgcgaatcaatatGTAGTAAAATGATtcgcataaaaaataaatatcgtaaCAAACTCACCGATAATCACTTGAGTCAGCTTTTACGAACTTCTTCGAGTTTACTTATTCCCGATtacaaaaacttaataaataaataatattttctttttagttacaaCGCCTTTTTTAGATACTTTCTTTTTAGTTACggcttggaaaatataaaaatatataaaatattttttgtgcggcccgcgaagctaatcttaattatcgatttggcccttgagctaaaaaggttgagaacccctggccTACATCGATGATAACAAGCATACGACAATGGAACATATAGCCTCTGTTTTttcttccattaaaaaaaaaatttcccgaAGATCAATCAATGATCTGaggcttgaaaaacaaaaaatacttgaTAGTGATCCTCTCTTGATAGTTTTAAGCATTCCAAGTGGATTACTTGTGAAAATCAGAGATTAAGTTCTTCTTCGCTATAGTGTATGTTTGCAGACTGATCGGTATTTTCTCCAAACATAATTCTGAGCGGTGCTTTCCACCTGCCCCTGCACCCAAGGGCACCTTGCACGAGCTCTCACATGCTTTATCCTGTACTCATCACACAATCGG
Protein-coding sequences here:
- the LOC115228159 gene encoding uncharacterized protein LOC115228159, which codes for MATTILGIDMSRAFDTIRRDKLMEILKTILDNDSIRMVRALLIDTELTVKIGPVQSRSFKTSIGTPQGDSISPVLFIVYLEAALRDLRKLVKTTSITEVIYADDVDFLSHDKSTLEELLNIAPQALEKWFLKVNIEKTEYVTINREANRTDEKWRNSKKVGTLLGDSEDIMRRKMLSTVALNKLRTTWLRNREVGTALRAKLYNAFIKPILLYNGGTWGISESESKSLDAFHRRQLRILIGINWPKKIKNSTLYNICNSRPVSVDITEARWRLLGHILRLDQDVYANWAMESYYAKDERSASRGRPRNTLPIVISKELQRVKRQLKNGDDLDTLRSIAYNRTSWKIMTEKIVSYVAHVGT